Proteins found in one Pseudomonas sp. P8_241 genomic segment:
- a CDS encoding carboxymuconolactone decarboxylase family protein, with the protein MTENKKPGVEVRRQVMGDAFVDRALGNATEFTQPLQDFVNEHAWGGVWNREGLPLKTRSLITLAALTALKCPQELKGHVRGALNNGCTVDEIREALLHCAVYAGVPAAIDAFRAAQEVIDSYQKPE; encoded by the coding sequence ATGACCGAGAATAAAAAACCCGGCGTTGAAGTCCGCCGCCAAGTGATGGGCGACGCCTTCGTCGACCGCGCACTGGGCAACGCCACCGAATTCACCCAGCCGCTGCAGGATTTCGTCAATGAACACGCCTGGGGCGGTGTTTGGAATCGCGAAGGGCTGCCGCTGAAAACCCGCAGCCTGATCACCCTCGCCGCGCTGACTGCACTCAAGTGTCCGCAAGAGTTGAAAGGTCACGTACGCGGCGCGCTGAACAACGGCTGCACGGTGGATGAGATTCGCGAGGCACTGCTGCATTGCGCGGTGTATGCCGGTGTGCCAGCGGCGATCGATGCGTTTCGGGCGGCGCAGGAAGTGATTGATAGCTACCAGAAGCCGGAATAA
- a CDS encoding calcium/sodium antiporter — MIELFSGLLLLIVGAELMVRAAVRLAARLHVRPLIIGLTIVALGSSAPQMAVSLQATLANNTDIAVGSVIGSSIFNILVTLGLSALIIPLRVSRQLVRLDIPLMIGASLLVSILAWNEELTRTDGVVLLLALALYLGLLLRQSRHSARPVSTHEHKAQAPWISSLLMIAVGLAMLVYAGHLLLGAAVAVATDLGLSERIIGLTIVAVSTSLPELATSLIAAIRGERDIAVGNVIGSNLFNLLGVLGVTALVAPSPLSVSPNALDFDLPVMLGVAALCLPLFYTGYRVTRAEGLLFLGLYLAYGLHVVSFTTGMPLAGKLEHLMLFFVLPALVAFLLFTSLRAWRRQHHKKEVP, encoded by the coding sequence GTGATCGAATTGTTCAGCGGGCTGCTGTTGTTGATAGTCGGCGCCGAACTGATGGTACGCGCCGCCGTTCGCCTGGCAGCGCGCCTGCATGTTCGCCCCCTGATCATCGGCTTGACCATTGTCGCCCTCGGCAGCAGCGCACCGCAGATGGCGGTCAGCCTGCAAGCCACGCTTGCGAACAACACCGACATCGCCGTCGGCAGCGTGATCGGCAGCAGCATTTTCAACATCCTCGTTACCCTCGGGCTGTCCGCGCTGATCATTCCTTTGCGGGTTTCCCGGCAACTGGTGCGCCTGGACATTCCATTGATGATCGGTGCCAGTTTGCTGGTATCGATTCTGGCGTGGAATGAGGAGCTGACCCGCACGGACGGCGTAGTACTGCTGCTGGCACTGGCACTGTACCTCGGCCTGCTGCTGCGTCAGTCGCGACATTCCGCACGTCCTGTTTCGACTCATGAGCACAAGGCACAAGCCCCCTGGATCAGCAGCTTGCTGATGATCGCCGTCGGATTGGCGATGCTGGTTTACGCTGGACATCTGCTGCTGGGGGCGGCCGTCGCGGTTGCCACTGACCTGGGGCTTTCTGAACGGATCATTGGCCTGACCATCGTTGCCGTCAGCACTTCCCTGCCCGAACTGGCCACGTCGTTGATCGCCGCAATCCGTGGCGAGCGCGACATCGCCGTGGGCAACGTGATCGGCAGCAACTTGTTCAACCTTTTGGGGGTGCTCGGCGTCACGGCGCTGGTGGCGCCGTCACCGCTGTCGGTATCGCCCAACGCGCTGGACTTCGACTTGCCGGTGATGCTCGGCGTCGCGGCGCTGTGCCTGCCGCTGTTCTATACCGGCTATCGCGTGACCCGCGCCGAAGGCCTGCTGTTTCTGGGTTTGTACCTGGCGTATGGACTGCATGTGGTGTCGTTCACCACCGGCATGCCGCTGGCGGGCAAGCTCGAACATTTGATGCTGTTTTTCGTCCTGCCGGCGCTGGTGGCGTTTTTGCTGTTCACGTCGCTGCGCGCCTGGCGTCGCCAACACCATAAGAAGGAAGTCCCATGA
- a CDS encoding septal ring lytic transglycosylase RlpA family protein, whose amino-acid sequence MKRLLSLCALLSLLAGCASTDTVDPHGYDKTGVASYYGAKHQGKRTASGERFDKNSMTAAHRQLPFGTRVKVTNLNNDKSCVVRINDRGPHTRGRLIDLSHEAAERLGMLKSGTARVRVQALD is encoded by the coding sequence ATGAAGCGTCTGCTCAGCCTTTGCGCCCTGCTCTCTTTACTGGCCGGTTGCGCCAGCACCGACACCGTCGACCCGCACGGCTACGACAAAACCGGCGTTGCCTCCTACTACGGCGCCAAACACCAAGGTAAACGCACCGCCAGCGGTGAGCGTTTCGACAAGAATTCCATGACCGCCGCCCACCGTCAGCTACCCTTCGGCACGCGGGTCAAGGTCACCAACCTGAACAACGACAAATCCTGCGTGGTGCGTATCAACGACCGTGGCCCCCATACCCGTGGACGCCTGATCGACCTGTCCCATGAAGCCGCCGAACGCTTGGGCATGCTCAAAAGCGGCACTGCACGTGTTCGTGTGCAAGCCCTCGACTGA